The following are encoded in a window of Solidesulfovibrio magneticus RS-1 genomic DNA:
- a CDS encoding nucleotidyltransferase domain-containing protein → MERAQIQSVADAIVRAFAPRRIILFGSHARGEAKPDSDIDLYVEMETDLRPPARAAAIAALFGLRTWSMDVLVHTPEEAARLSRQPASFLSRIQAEGVVLHERT, encoded by the coding sequence ATGGAACGCGCGCAAATCCAGTCCGTCGCCGACGCCATCGTTCGGGCCTTCGCCCCCCGCCGCATCATCCTTTTTGGCAGCCATGCCCGGGGCGAAGCCAAGCCGGACAGCGACATCGACCTCTACGTGGAGATGGAAACCGATCTGCGCCCGCCGGCTCGTGCCGCCGCCATCGCCGCCCTGTTCGGGCTGCGCACCTGGTCCATGGACGTGCTGGTGCATACGCCGGAGGAAGCCGCCCGGCTGTCGCGACAACCGGCGTCGTTTCTTTCGCGCATCCAGGCCGAAGGCGTGGTGCTCCATGAACGAACGTGA
- a CDS encoding HEPN domain-containing protein, whose translation MNERDATVRRWLAKAENDLLNIRNNLHAPRVPWDTVCFHAQQAAEKYLKAFLVAQDVPPPRSHDCIALLALCTGHAPKLAALEAACRRLTYFGTASRYPDDLYEPDEEDGRNAFGASLEVQQAILASLKFI comes from the coding sequence ATGAACGAACGTGACGCCACCGTCCGGCGTTGGCTGGCCAAGGCCGAAAACGATCTCCTCAATATTCGCAACAACCTGCATGCGCCCCGGGTTCCCTGGGATACGGTGTGTTTTCATGCCCAGCAAGCAGCGGAAAAATACCTCAAGGCTTTTCTGGTAGCCCAGGACGTGCCGCCGCCGCGCTCCCATGATTGCATCGCGCTGCTGGCCTTGTGCACGGGCCATGCGCCGAAACTGGCCGCCTTGGAAGCGGCATGCCGCCGTCTGACCTACTTCGGCACGGCCTCCCGCTACCCCGACGACCTCTACGAACCGGACGAGGAAGATGGAAGAAACGCTTTCGGGGCCTCGCTTGAGGTGCAACAAGCGATTCTTGCCTCATTAAAATTCATATAA
- the hflX gene encoding GTPase HflX produces the protein MDQARELAAISYGIGRQVGLLIDRKGRPAHIIVGSQKGILIPELDRARLSAGRLRGLRLLHTHLAGEGLNEEDLTDMLFLRLDSVAALTVDGMAQPATLHMAHLLPPGAGDAPYDVLPPRPFDRVEEDCNALAEALEAELAREGERIDAPGKAASGREKAVLVSVATAPKAVQDASLDELAALADTAGLDVPERVVQRVSAINPKFLLGKGKLAEIEIVALRAGASLLVFDGELSPSQIRNLAEVTQLRVIDRTQLILDIFAQHAATRSGKLQVEMAQLKYLQPRLVRQDRAMSRLMGGIGGRGPGETKLEVDRRRIRERIGRIKDELKELRKRRAAARAGRARAGLPVVSLVGYTNAGKSTLLNTLTGSAVLAENRLFATLDPTSRRLRFPSDHEIILTDTVGFIRELPKELKEAFRATLEELEAADLLVAVADASHPEVEAQAAAVADILQEMELGDTPRLFVLNKWDAVSEERRWELRNLFPEAIALSAKTRDGLSELTEAVLARVRSGPGVRVGRAEGAEDASTDEGIPEPSATP, from the coding sequence GTGGACCAGGCCCGGGAACTCGCCGCCATCTCCTACGGCATCGGCCGGCAGGTCGGTCTGCTCATCGACCGCAAGGGCCGGCCGGCCCATATCATCGTCGGCAGCCAAAAGGGCATCCTGATCCCCGAACTCGACCGGGCGCGCTTAAGCGCCGGGCGACTTCGCGGGCTGCGCCTGCTCCACACCCACCTGGCCGGCGAGGGCTTAAACGAAGAAGACCTTACCGACATGCTGTTTCTGCGCCTGGACTCCGTGGCCGCCCTGACAGTGGACGGCATGGCCCAGCCGGCGACGCTGCACATGGCCCATTTGCTGCCGCCCGGTGCCGGCGACGCGCCCTATGACGTGCTGCCGCCGCGCCCCTTTGACCGGGTAGAGGAAGATTGCAATGCCCTGGCCGAAGCCCTGGAAGCCGAGCTGGCCCGCGAGGGCGAGCGCATCGACGCCCCGGGCAAGGCGGCCTCGGGCCGGGAAAAGGCGGTGCTGGTCAGCGTTGCCACCGCGCCCAAGGCCGTGCAGGACGCTTCTCTCGACGAGCTGGCCGCCCTGGCCGACACGGCCGGGCTGGACGTGCCGGAACGGGTGGTGCAGCGCGTGTCGGCCATCAATCCCAAGTTTCTGCTCGGCAAGGGAAAACTCGCCGAAATCGAGATCGTGGCCCTGCGGGCCGGAGCGTCACTGCTCGTCTTCGACGGCGAACTCTCGCCCTCCCAGATCCGCAACCTGGCCGAGGTGACCCAGCTGCGGGTCATCGACCGCACCCAGCTGATCCTGGACATCTTCGCCCAGCACGCGGCCACCCGCTCGGGCAAGCTGCAGGTCGAGATGGCCCAGCTCAAATACCTGCAACCGCGTCTGGTGCGCCAGGATCGAGCCATGTCGCGGCTCATGGGCGGCATCGGCGGCCGGGGACCGGGCGAGACCAAGCTCGAAGTGGACCGGCGGCGCATCCGCGAACGCATCGGCCGCATCAAGGACGAACTGAAAGAACTGCGCAAGCGCCGGGCCGCCGCCCGGGCCGGCCGGGCCAGGGCCGGGCTGCCGGTGGTGTCGCTTGTCGGCTACACCAACGCCGGCAAATCGACCCTGCTCAATACCCTGACCGGCAGCGCCGTGCTGGCCGAGAACCGGCTTTTCGCCACCCTGGACCCGACCAGCCGCCGGCTGCGTTTCCCCAGCGACCACGAGATCATCCTGACCGATACCGTGGGCTTTATCCGCGAGCTGCCCAAGGAGCTCAAAGAAGCGTTCCGGGCCACCCTGGAGGAGCTGGAAGCGGCCGACCTGCTGGTGGCCGTGGCCGACGCCTCCCACCCCGAGGTGGAAGCGCAGGCCGCCGCCGTGGCCGACATTCTCCAGGAAATGGAGCTTGGCGACACGCCGCGCCTGTTTGTACTCAACAAGTGGGACGCTGTGTCCGAGGAGCGCCGGTGGGAGCTGCGCAACCTCTTTCCCGAGGCCATCGCCCTGTCGGCCAAGACCCGCGACGGGCTGTCCGAACTGACCGAGGCCGTACTGGCCCGGGTGCGTAGTGGGCCGGGGGTTCGGGTGGGACGAGCGGAGGGGGCGGAAGACGCTTCCACGGACGAGGGGATTCCCGAGCCTTCCGCAACGCCGTAA
- a CDS encoding NfeD family protein, translated as MVGLAVSLSELVLPGFVILFFGLGCFGAAVLAAALPDAYAAQVATFIVVTLLSLATLRKMAMRVFVGKSEAAPGEERDQNFVKARVVIDQDLAPGQETQVRYRGSVWRARATEHLTANTEVEIAGFDHADKSCLILKVLKPS; from the coding sequence GTGGTCGGCCTTGCCGTTTCCTTGTCGGAGCTGGTTCTCCCAGGCTTTGTCATCCTTTTCTTTGGCCTGGGATGTTTCGGCGCCGCCGTCCTCGCGGCCGCCCTTCCCGACGCCTATGCGGCCCAGGTGGCCACGTTCATCGTGGTCACCTTACTTTCCCTGGCGACCCTGCGCAAAATGGCCATGCGCGTCTTCGTGGGAAAAAGCGAGGCGGCCCCAGGGGAGGAACGGGACCAGAATTTCGTCAAGGCCCGGGTCGTCATCGACCAAGACCTTGCCCCAGGCCAGGAGACCCAAGTCCGGTATCGTGGTTCCGTCTGGAGAGCCCGTGCGACGGAACACCTCACCGCCAACACGGAAGTTGAAATTGCGGGTTTTGACCATGCCGACAAGTCTTGCCTTATCCTGAAGGTCCTCAAACCATCTTGA
- a CDS encoding SPFH domain-containing protein, with product MTPSLLALSAVAIFVVIVLLKGAVIVPQKSEVIIERLGKFSRKLEAGFHILIPFIDRAAYTFSLKEQVIDIPPQVCITKDNVSVEIDGIVYLEIQDAQKTAYGIDNYLRAATQMAQTTLRSAIGKIDLDKTFEEREKINVEVVTAIDEAAMTWGVKVLRYEIKDITPPESVKRAMEAQMTAERQKRADIAASEGLRQAMINQSEGEKQKKINEATGQAEQVTLIAEAEAKKIDLIAAATAEGIRKVALTLKEAGGMEAVNMRLAEQYITAFGNLAKTNNTILMPANVADVAGMIGAAMATVKEVKDVKTA from the coding sequence ATGACGCCTTCGCTGCTTGCCTTGTCCGCCGTCGCCATCTTCGTCGTCATTGTCCTGCTCAAAGGCGCGGTCATCGTGCCGCAAAAGAGCGAGGTCATCATCGAACGCCTCGGAAAATTCAGCCGCAAGCTGGAGGCCGGTTTCCATATCCTTATCCCATTTATCGACCGCGCCGCCTACACGTTCAGCCTCAAGGAACAAGTCATCGACATCCCGCCCCAGGTCTGCATCACCAAGGACAACGTCAGCGTGGAGATTGACGGCATCGTGTACCTGGAGATCCAGGACGCGCAAAAGACCGCCTACGGCATCGACAACTATCTGCGCGCCGCCACGCAAATGGCCCAGACCACCTTGCGCTCCGCCATCGGCAAGATCGACCTGGACAAGACTTTTGAGGAACGGGAAAAGATCAACGTGGAAGTCGTCACGGCCATCGACGAAGCGGCCATGACCTGGGGCGTCAAAGTCCTGCGCTACGAGATCAAGGATATTACGCCCCCGGAGTCGGTCAAGCGGGCCATGGAAGCGCAAATGACCGCCGAACGGCAAAAGCGGGCCGATATCGCCGCGTCGGAAGGCTTGCGCCAGGCCATGATCAACCAGTCCGAAGGCGAGAAGCAAAAAAAGATCAACGAGGCCACGGGACAGGCCGAACAGGTGACCCTGATTGCCGAAGCCGAGGCAAAAAAGATCGACCTCATCGCCGCAGCCACGGCCGAAGGCATCCGCAAGGTCGCCCTCACCCTCAAGGAGGCCGGCGGCATGGAGGCGGTCAACATGCGGCTTGCCGAACAATACATCACGGCCTTCGGCAACCTGGCCAAGACCAACAACACCATCCTGATGCCGGCCAACGTCGCCGATGTCGCCGGGATGATCGGCGCAGCCATGGCCACGGTGAAGGAAGTCAAGGACGTCAAGACCGCCTGA
- a CDS encoding alpha/beta hydrolase, translating into MKIAAVVGLAAMLAYLGYCVMLYLAQDGMVFPGQVADPARVEEIKRYYPRLEPFTVTAGDGTALTGYYLPRVKDGKPLPAVLYFAGNLEEQTGFFLWSPNELRFVSVAGVDYRGYGGSGGKPSEASVKADALAVYDALAQKLVPDGHIVVMGRSLGSGVAAYVAANRPVAGVILVTPYDSLLAVGQEGHPYAPVRLLMKHPFDTTADAPKVSAPTLFLVAGDDTLIKPVRSERLAAAWPGPKTYEVIPHATHNNIIDNPQYWKAIREFLKSCLAQ; encoded by the coding sequence ATGAAAATCGCCGCCGTGGTGGGTCTGGCCGCCATGCTCGCCTACTTGGGCTACTGCGTCATGCTCTATCTGGCCCAGGACGGCATGGTCTTTCCGGGACAGGTGGCCGATCCGGCCCGTGTCGAGGAAATCAAGCGCTATTATCCGCGTCTGGAACCCTTCACGGTGACGGCCGGGGACGGCACGGCGCTTACCGGCTACTACCTGCCGCGCGTGAAGGACGGCAAACCGCTGCCGGCGGTGCTGTATTTCGCCGGCAACCTTGAGGAGCAGACCGGTTTTTTCCTGTGGTCGCCAAATGAGTTGCGGTTCGTGTCCGTTGCCGGTGTGGACTACAGGGGCTACGGCGGCTCGGGGGGCAAGCCCAGCGAAGCAAGCGTCAAGGCCGACGCCCTGGCGGTCTACGACGCCCTGGCCCAAAAACTTGTCCCGGACGGCCACATCGTGGTCATGGGCCGCAGTCTCGGGTCCGGCGTGGCCGCTTACGTCGCGGCCAACCGGCCGGTCGCCGGGGTGATTCTCGTCACGCCCTACGATTCGCTGTTGGCCGTGGGCCAGGAGGGGCATCCCTACGCGCCGGTGCGGCTTCTTATGAAGCATCCCTTCGACACCACGGCGGATGCGCCCAAGGTCTCGGCTCCGACGCTGTTTCTGGTGGCCGGCGACGACACCCTTATCAAGCCCGTCCGGTCCGAGCGTCTGGCCGCCGCCTGGCCCGGCCCCAAGACCTACGAGGTCATCCCCCACGCCACCCACAACAACATCATCGACAATCCGCAGTATTGGAAAGCGATTCGGGAGTTTCTCAAGAGCTGCTTGGCGCAATAA
- a CDS encoding DUF4755 domain-containing protein produces the protein MSATGFVVIFGLIVLFGILLKRLSEIKIPKTADPEKFRSHYHTLPTGFGYFHYFDRTGYAINITEKQILLILNDIPLQYPISAIREVKKLWVTPGKTIVHGKKDLSTSVSVSAHNARMARDAYDDSGLFLHLADINLPTVNIKFANPASLDRSYEIFLQAMEGVLPEDTTSGTEADSSDGSVETLRQRRKAQGLCILCGGPLSSSKEQVLGYCKVCANK, from the coding sequence ATGTCAGCAACAGGATTCGTTGTAATCTTCGGCCTTATTGTACTTTTTGGGATCCTTCTCAAGCGTCTCAGTGAAATAAAAATCCCAAAAACAGCCGATCCAGAGAAATTTCGTTCACATTATCACACTCTGCCCACAGGATTCGGCTATTTCCATTATTTTGATCGCACAGGCTACGCCATAAACATAACTGAAAAACAAATTCTCCTGATTTTGAACGACATACCCTTACAGTATCCGATTTCGGCCATCCGCGAGGTCAAAAAACTCTGGGTAACACCAGGTAAAACCATAGTTCATGGAAAAAAAGATCTGTCGACGAGCGTTTCCGTGAGCGCCCACAACGCAAGAATGGCACGAGATGCTTACGACGACAGCGGATTATTTTTGCATCTTGCTGACATCAATTTGCCCACGGTCAATATCAAATTTGCAAACCCAGCCAGTTTAGACAGGTCTTACGAAATCTTTCTTCAGGCCATGGAGGGCGTACTCCCCGAGGATACGACCTCCGGGACCGAGGCGGACTCCAGCGACGGTTCCGTAGAGACGCTTCGCCAACGCCGCAAAGCCCAGGGGCTGTGCATTCTTTGCGGCGGCCCCCTGAGCTCGTCCAAGGAACAGGTCCTGGGATATTGCAAAGTCTGCGCGAATAAATAA
- a CDS encoding amino acid ABC transporter permease: MHWDIVFRNFDYFLIGAYPKGPLGGLAMTVILAVGGIFGAFWLGLGVGLMRISKKPSLRWPAMGFIEIIRGTPLLMVVFWFYFLAPVVFGHTLPEAESALIALIVFTSAYIAEIVRAGVEALPKGQMEAARGTGLSHFQAMTHIILPQALFNMIPSFVNQFVSLTKDTSLAFIIGVNELTKAATQVNNRTLTAPTEIFITIAVLYFVICYCLTEFSRYLERRINRYQARGR; the protein is encoded by the coding sequence ATGCATTGGGACATCGTTTTTCGCAATTTCGACTACTTCCTGATCGGGGCCTATCCCAAGGGGCCGCTGGGCGGTCTGGCCATGACCGTCATCCTGGCCGTAGGCGGCATTTTCGGGGCCTTCTGGCTGGGCCTTGGCGTCGGGCTCATGCGCATTTCCAAAAAGCCGTCCCTGCGCTGGCCGGCCATGGGCTTTATCGAGATCATCCGGGGCACGCCGCTTTTGATGGTCGTCTTTTGGTTCTACTTCCTGGCCCCGGTGGTCTTCGGCCACACCCTGCCCGAGGCCGAAAGCGCGCTGATCGCGCTTATCGTCTTCACCAGCGCCTACATCGCCGAGATCGTGCGGGCCGGGGTCGAGGCCCTGCCCAAGGGCCAGATGGAGGCGGCGCGCGGCACGGGCCTGTCCCACTTCCAGGCCATGACCCACATCATCCTGCCCCAGGCGCTGTTCAACATGATCCCGTCTTTCGTCAACCAGTTCGTTTCCTTGACGAAAGACACCTCGCTGGCTTTTATCATCGGCGTCAACGAGCTGACCAAGGCGGCCACCCAGGTCAACAACCGCACGCTGACCGCGCCAACGGAAATCTTCATCACTATCGCGGTGCTCTATTTCGTCATCTGCTACTGTCTGACGGAATTTTCCCGCTACCTGGAGCGACGCATCAACCGCTACCAGGCCCGGGGGCGGTAG
- a CDS encoding amino acid ABC transporter permease, with product MAYQFDFGQVVSGEYGQWILSGLGVTLQISGISIVLSLALGTVIAVLRLSKVKPLVWFAASFTEFFRNTPLLVQIFFWYFGSYSVLPEAVNQWLYARDFEFACGVIALTVYTAAFIAEEIRSGIFSIPKNQLEASRACGLSFLQAMAYVILPQAFRVIIPPLISQFLNLIKNSSLVMTIGVMDLTYMARQIEAHTFHGFEAFTVSTLIYLTISLIVSLGVNLYNRRVLHVRSR from the coding sequence TTGGCGTATCAATTCGATTTCGGCCAGGTGGTCAGCGGGGAGTACGGCCAGTGGATCCTGTCGGGTCTGGGCGTGACCCTGCAGATTTCCGGCATCTCCATCGTGCTGTCCCTGGCGCTGGGCACGGTGATCGCCGTGTTGCGGCTGTCCAAAGTGAAGCCGCTGGTCTGGTTCGCGGCCTCCTTCACGGAATTTTTCCGCAACACGCCACTGCTCGTACAGATATTTTTCTGGTATTTCGGCTCCTACAGCGTGCTGCCTGAAGCGGTCAACCAGTGGCTCTACGCCCGCGACTTCGAGTTCGCCTGCGGCGTCATCGCGCTTACCGTCTACACCGCCGCCTTTATCGCCGAGGAGATCCGCTCCGGCATCTTTTCCATCCCCAAGAACCAGCTCGAAGCCTCGCGCGCCTGCGGCCTGTCCTTTCTCCAGGCCATGGCCTACGTCATTTTGCCCCAGGCCTTCCGGGTCATCATCCCGCCTTTGATTTCCCAGTTCTTAAACCTCATCAAGAACTCGTCCCTGGTCATGACCATCGGCGTCATGGACCTGACCTACATGGCCCGGCAGATCGAGGCCCACACCTTCCACGGCTTCGAGGCCTTCACCGTGTCCACGCTGATTTACCTGACGATTTCCTTGATCGTGTCCCTGGGCGTCAACCTCTACAACCGCCGCGTGCTGCACGTGCGGTCACGGTAG
- a CDS encoding ABC transporter substrate-binding protein — protein MRKAARLTVLACLFTLVAAMPALAGKLDDIKSRGTLVAGVKDSQRPFGFVDEKTNQIVGFEIDLMQALATRLNAKLELKPVTSSTRIPMLTQGAVDIVAATMTHKKEREDQVDFSITYFMTGQKLLVKKDGGIKSVADLAGKKVGSVKGSTSEQNVKKAQPDCTVISFETYPEAFLALKQGKVQAVTTDESILVGIKNSDDKPEAWDIVGEYISPEPYGLGVAENDSDFRDFVNAALMDMWEKGEYQKIYDKWFGKDTKDYLPLTWKMELWP, from the coding sequence ATGCGCAAAGCAGCCCGGCTTACCGTTCTCGCCTGCCTGTTCACCCTCGTTGCGGCCATGCCCGCCCTGGCCGGCAAGCTCGACGACATCAAATCCCGCGGCACCCTCGTCGCCGGCGTCAAGGACTCCCAGCGCCCCTTCGGCTTCGTGGATGAAAAGACCAACCAGATCGTGGGCTTTGAAATCGATCTCATGCAGGCCCTGGCTACCCGCTTAAACGCCAAGCTGGAGCTCAAGCCCGTTACCTCCTCCACCCGCATCCCCATGCTCACCCAGGGCGCCGTGGACATCGTGGCCGCCACCATGACCCACAAGAAAGAGCGCGAGGATCAGGTCGACTTCTCCATCACCTATTTCATGACCGGCCAGAAGTTGCTCGTGAAAAAGGACGGCGGCATCAAGTCCGTGGCCGATCTGGCCGGCAAGAAAGTCGGTTCCGTCAAGGGCTCCACCTCCGAGCAGAACGTGAAGAAGGCCCAGCCCGACTGCACCGTGATTTCCTTTGAGACCTACCCCGAGGCCTTCCTGGCCCTGAAGCAGGGCAAGGTCCAGGCCGTGACCACCGACGAGTCCATCCTGGTCGGCATCAAGAACAGCGACGACAAGCCCGAAGCCTGGGACATCGTGGGCGAGTACATTTCCCCCGAGCCCTACGGCCTGGGCGTGGCGGAAAACGACTCCGACTTCCGCGACTTTGTCAACGCCGCCCTCATGGACATGTGGGAAAAGGGCGAATACCAGAAGATCTACGACAAGTGGTTCGGCAAGGACACCAAGGACTATCTGCCCCTGACCTGGAAGATGGAGCTTTGGCCCTAG
- a CDS encoding amino acid ABC transporter ATP-binding protein has product MAMIEFHNVQKWYGDYHVLKGITDSVDQGEVLVICGPSGSGKSTLIRCVNRLEEYQQGHILFDGHDIHGDDVDVNKLRCDIGIVFQQFNLYPHLSVLKNITLAPVKVKKTPRKEAEELALALLERVGIHEQAKKFPAELSGGQQQRVAIARALAMRPKVMLFDEPTSALDPEMINEVLNVMKDLARDGMTMLCVTHEMGFAREVADRVVFMDYGEIVESAPPLEFFRNPRHERTRLFLKEIL; this is encoded by the coding sequence ATGGCCATGATCGAATTTCATAATGTTCAGAAGTGGTACGGCGACTACCACGTGCTCAAGGGCATCACGGATTCCGTGGACCAGGGCGAAGTGCTCGTCATCTGCGGCCCGTCCGGGTCCGGCAAATCGACGCTTATCCGCTGCGTCAACCGTCTGGAGGAATACCAGCAGGGACATATCCTGTTCGACGGCCACGACATCCACGGCGACGACGTCGACGTCAACAAGCTGCGCTGCGACATCGGCATCGTGTTCCAGCAGTTCAATCTTTATCCTCACCTGTCGGTGCTCAAAAACATCACCCTGGCCCCCGTCAAGGTCAAAAAGACGCCCCGCAAGGAAGCCGAGGAACTGGCCCTGGCCCTGCTGGAGCGGGTGGGCATCCACGAACAGGCCAAAAAATTTCCGGCCGAACTCTCCGGCGGCCAGCAGCAGCGCGTGGCCATCGCCCGGGCCCTGGCCATGCGGCCCAAGGTCATGCTCTTTGACGAGCCCACCTCGGCCCTGGACCCGGAAATGATCAACGAAGTCTTAAACGTCATGAAGGACCTGGCCCGCGACGGCATGACCATGCTGTGCGTCACCCACGAAATGGGCTTTGCCCGGGAAGTGGCCGACCGGGTGGTCTTCATGGATTATGGCGAAATCGTCGAAAGCGCGCCGCCGTTGGAATTCTTCCGCAATCCCCGGCACGAGCGCACCCGGCTATTCCTCAAGGAAATCCTGTAG
- a CDS encoding protein-disulfide reductase DsbD family protein, protein MAVFLLLCLAQAGLSVRLAVAAGGAPGKAVQPAAATRSPGKAAPSPETAVPQSAPAASPDAVASPAPLAGAPSPNAPATEQPLSPPSAVTPVVDAPDAAASPPVGGPDAASQEQLPAVLETALYRLPKGDPSGPMLAVLTLVSGPGWHAYAVGPAESGQSARAALAAGGAAAAALFPPGAPTPDPLEPDKTVLVYEGRTPIFVPLSAEAAAAPLLSGEVRVFSCSDTSCWPSALAVSLPLAGPDPASLPPAEGQPWWPLFLALRNASLASPLTACPDPGLTASLHPTPPAAPAAPAPAPETPKLAPRSFTPALEVGGLLKAALLAFAAGFVLNFMPCVLPVVSLKLSGLLAISGEEGRQERRRILREHNFFFALGIVTYFLCLSLILGAFGMAWGEMFQSPSLAIVAAVVLFALALSLFGVFHLPVVDLKITSGGRGHTRRGAFLTGALATLLATPCSGPFLGGVLAWTLLQPQHVIMTVFAAIGLGMASPYGVLAIWPRLVRLLPRPGAWMQSLERVMAFLLAGTCLYFLALLPPGRILPTLGAFWATAIGATLLGRMHHAQSAFRGLVMGVAALAVAGGGLAFALTYAPQAEAEWVAYTPETFAAHQGKDNLVLDFTADWCPTCKLLERTVLTPPRVAQWGKRHKAVFMKVDLTRQTPPAMALLRALGSQSIPVAAFFPAGEAASRPLVLRDLFTAGQFEQAMDEAFGPPSALPTATGGQ, encoded by the coding sequence ATGGCCGTTTTTTTGTTGTTGTGCCTGGCCCAGGCCGGGCTGTCCGTCCGGTTGGCCGTCGCTGCCGGCGGCGCGCCGGGCAAGGCGGTCCAGCCTGCCGCCGCGACCCGTTCCCCGGGCAAAGCCGCGCCCTCGCCTGAAACCGCTGTTCCGCAATCCGCCCCGGCCGCCAGCCCGGACGCTGTTGCTTCGCCCGCCCCGTTGGCCGGCGCGCCGTCGCCTAACGCCCCCGCGACGGAGCAGCCCCTGTCGCCGCCCTCAGCCGTCACGCCGGTTGTCGACGCGCCCGACGCGGCCGCGTCGCCGCCGGTCGGCGGCCCGGATGCCGCATCCCAGGAGCAATTGCCGGCCGTTCTGGAAACGGCCCTGTACCGACTGCCCAAGGGCGATCCTTCCGGCCCGATGCTGGCCGTGCTGACCCTGGTTTCCGGCCCGGGCTGGCACGCCTACGCCGTGGGGCCGGCCGAATCCGGGCAATCGGCCCGGGCCGCCCTGGCCGCCGGTGGCGCGGCGGCGGCGGCGCTGTTTCCTCCCGGCGCGCCCACGCCCGATCCCTTGGAACCGGACAAGACCGTGCTGGTCTACGAGGGCCGCACCCCGATTTTCGTGCCTCTTTCGGCCGAAGCGGCGGCCGCGCCGCTGCTGTCCGGCGAGGTGCGGGTCTTTTCCTGCTCGGACACGAGCTGCTGGCCGTCGGCCCTGGCCGTGTCCCTGCCCCTGGCCGGCCCGGACCCGGCCTCCCTGCCGCCGGCCGAGGGCCAGCCCTGGTGGCCGCTGTTTCTGGCCCTGCGAAACGCCTCCCTAGCCTCGCCCTTGACCGCCTGCCCGGACCCGGGGCTCACCGCCTCCCTGCATCCGACGCCGCCGGCCGCCCCGGCCGCCCCGGCCCCGGCCCCGGAAACGCCCAAGCTCGCCCCCCGGTCCTTCACCCCGGCCCTGGAGGTCGGCGGCCTGCTCAAGGCCGCCTTGCTGGCCTTTGCCGCCGGTTTCGTGCTCAACTTCATGCCCTGCGTGCTGCCCGTGGTGAGCCTCAAGCTTTCCGGGCTTCTGGCCATCAGTGGCGAGGAGGGCCGCCAGGAGCGGCGGCGTATCCTGCGTGAGCACAACTTCTTTTTCGCCCTGGGCATCGTCACCTATTTCCTGTGCCTGAGCCTCATCCTCGGGGCTTTTGGCATGGCCTGGGGCGAGATGTTCCAGTCGCCGTCCCTAGCCATTGTGGCCGCCGTGGTGCTGTTCGCCCTGGCGCTCAGCCTTTTCGGGGTGTTCCATCTGCCCGTGGTCGATCTCAAGATCACCTCCGGCGGCCGGGGCCACACCCGGCGCGGGGCCTTTTTGACCGGCGCCCTGGCCACGCTTCTGGCCACGCCGTGCAGCGGCCCGTTTCTTGGCGGCGTCCTGGCCTGGACCCTGCTCCAGCCCCAGCACGTCATCATGACCGTGTTCGCCGCCATTGGCCTGGGCATGGCCTCGCCCTACGGCGTGCTGGCCATCTGGCCCAGGCTCGTGCGTCTCCTGCCGCGCCCCGGAGCCTGGATGCAAAGCCTGGAGCGGGTCATGGCCTTTTTGCTGGCCGGCACCTGTCTCTATTTCCTGGCGCTCCTGCCGCCCGGGCGCATCCTGCCGACCTTGGGCGCGTTTTGGGCCACGGCCATTGGGGCCACGCTGCTTGGCCGCATGCACCATGCCCAATCCGCCTTTCGCGGCCTGGTCATGGGCGTCGCCGCCCTGGCCGTGGCCGGCGGCGGCCTGGCCTTTGCCCTGACCTACGCCCCCCAGGCCGAGGCCGAATGGGTGGCCTACACCCCCGAGACCTTTGCCGCGCACCAGGGCAAGGACAACCTCGTGCTGGACTTCACGGCCGATTGGTGCCCCACCTGCAAGCTCCTGGAGCGCACCGTCCTGACGCCGCCCCGGGTGGCCCAGTGGGGCAAGCGCCACAAGGCCGTCTTCATGAAAGTGGACCTCACCCGCCAGACCCCGCCGGCCATGGCCCTGCTGCGGGCCCTTGGCAGCCAGTCCATCCCCGTGGCCGCCTTCTTCCCGGCCGGCGAGGCCGCCTCCCGCCCCCTGGTCCTTCGCGACCTCTTCACCGCCGGCCAGTTCGAGCAGGCCATGGACGAGGCCTTTGGCCCGCCAAGCGCCCTGCCGACAGCCACTGGCGGCCAGTAG